The window GGACGCGCCGTGCATTTCGTCGGGAAGATCGGCCAGGACCGCTTCGGGGAACTGGCCGTGGCGGAACTTCAGGCCGAGGGCGTCGCCGCGGACGTCATCGAGAGCGCCGAGCATCCCACCGGCGTGATCCTGGGCCTGATCGACCGGCGCGGCCAGCGCGCCATGCTGACCGGACAGGGCGCCGACTGGGAACTCCTGCCGCACGAACTGCCCGGCGACGTGCTGCGCGGCGCGGGCCACCTGCACCTGACCGCCTGGAGCCTGTTCCGCGACCCGCCCCGCTCGGCGGCGCTGCACGCCGCGCAACTGGCCCGCGCGGGCGGCGCCACCCTGAGCCTCGACCCCGGCAGCTTCCAGATGATCCAGAGCCTGGGCCGCGAGGTGTTCCTGCGCATCCTGGACCGCCTGCCCGTGAACGTGCTGTTCCCCAACGACGACGAGGCCCGCGCCATGAGCGGCCGCGGAGACCGAGGTGACGCCATGGACTGGTTCCGCACCCGCTTCCCGGACGCGCTGATCGTCATGAAGCTCGACGAGGACGGCGTGCTGATCGAGGGACCCGCGCAGGCCCGCGTGCAGGTACCCGCCACGAACGAACGAGCCGTGGACGCCACGGGCGCCGGAGACGCCTTCGGCGGCGCGTTCCTGACCGGCTGGCTGGCCCACGGGGACGCCGTGCGGGCCGCGCAGCTGGCCGTGCAGGTCGGCGGCTGGGTCGTGTCCCGCTTCGGGGCGCGCCCGCCCACCGACGAGGACCTCCTGACCCGCATCGCCACGCACGGCGCGGGGGCCGCGTGAGGCGCGGCGGCGCCGGATGCCTGCGCGTCCTGGCCATCTTCACCCTGCTGGTCTTCGGCGCGGTCGGCGGCGCGCTGTGGTACGTGCGCGGCCTCCTGGGGCCAGCGGGCGGTCCTGCCTACACCCTGGAGGTCAAACCCGGCGACACCCTGGCGGGCGTGGCGAGCACGCTCGAGCAGCAGCGGATCGTGAAGAACGGCGACGTGCTGCGCTTCCTGATGCGCCGCAGCGGCACCGCCGGCAGCCTGAAAGAGGGCCTGTACGACCTGACCGGCACCATGACCGCCGAGCAGGTCGCGCAGAAGCTCGCCGGGCCCGCCCGCATTCCCACCGTCAGCGTCACCATCCCCGAGGGGCGGCGCGTGCGGGACCTGCCTGCCATCTTCCAGAAGGCCGGATTCGACGGCTCGGCCATCCTGAAGGTCCTGAACGACGCTTCACTCAGTCCCTACGCGGGCGGCAGGCAGAAGAACCTCGAGGGGTTCCTGTTCCCCGCCACGTACGACCTGCGCCCCCAGGCCACCCCGCAGCAGATCGTGCAGACCCTGCTGGACCGCATGAACCAGGAATTCACGCCCGAACGCATCGCCAGCGCCAAAAAGCTGGGCCTGAGCGTCCGCGACTGGGTGATCCTGGCCAGCATGGTGCAGGCCGAGGCCGCCAACGACGCCGAGATGCCCATCATCTCCGGGGTGTTCCTGAACCGCCTGCGCGACGGCATGACCCTCGGCAGCGACCCGACCGTCGCGTACGGTCTGGGCAAGAACCTGCCGGAACTCGACCGCAGCGCCGGGGACTTCCGCCGGGACACGCCGTACTCCACGTACACCCGCGCCGGGCTGCCTGCCGGGCCCATCAACAACCCCGGGCAGGCCGCGCTGCTCGCCGTTCTGCAACCCAAACGCACCCTGCCCGACGGGCGGGACGCCGTGTACTTCCTGCATGGCCTGGACGGCAACATCTACGTGAATCACACGTTCGCGGAGCACAACCGCG of the Deinococcus sedimenti genome contains:
- a CDS encoding carbohydrate kinase family protein, whose protein sequence is MTERPLVSLGDLTWDVLAKPDTLLLPGGDSTGRIELSGGGSAANLAVWARRTGPGRAVHFVGKIGQDRFGELAVAELQAEGVAADVIESAEHPTGVILGLIDRRGQRAMLTGQGADWELLPHELPGDVLRGAGHLHLTAWSLFRDPPRSAALHAAQLARAGGATLSLDPGSFQMIQSLGREVFLRILDRLPVNVLFPNDDEARAMSGRGDRGDAMDWFRTRFPDALIVMKLDEDGVLIEGPAQARVQVPATNERAVDATGAGDAFGGAFLTGWLAHGDAVRAAQLAVQVGGWVVSRFGARPPTDEDLLTRIATHGAGAA
- the mltG gene encoding endolytic transglycosylase MltG, with protein sequence MRRGGAGCLRVLAIFTLLVFGAVGGALWYVRGLLGPAGGPAYTLEVKPGDTLAGVASTLEQQRIVKNGDVLRFLMRRSGTAGSLKEGLYDLTGTMTAEQVAQKLAGPARIPTVSVTIPEGRRVRDLPAIFQKAGFDGSAILKVLNDASLSPYAGGRQKNLEGFLFPATYDLRPQATPQQIVQTLLDRMNQEFTPERIASAKKLGLSVRDWVILASMVQAEAANDAEMPIISGVFLNRLRDGMTLGSDPTVAYGLGKNLPELDRSAGDFRRDTPYSTYTRAGLPAGPINNPGQAALLAVLQPKRTLPDGRDAVYFLHGLDGNIYVNHTFAEHNRDIARHR